Part of the Pomacea canaliculata isolate SZHN2017 linkage group LG11, ASM307304v1, whole genome shotgun sequence genome is shown below.
ataatttaggGGAGCATTTCATCATGTCTCATAGTGTGCTTTCTACCTTATTCTAAAATGTTAGTTTCGTTTGTACAGTTTAGGTTAAGAGTGAGTAAAGATACCAAGcttataataaataacactCCCGTACTGTTTGTTTcctaattttcttatttatctgTAACAGCGGCCTGTCCTTATAGTGACGGGTACGTGTGGTTGCGCGGTCAATGCACGTGCTTCAAGATTTACACCACCACCAAGAACTTCACAACCGCATACACAACCTGTGCCAGTGTTGGCTCCCGTCTGGCCATAATGGACACGAAACCAAAGTTCACAGCTTTTGTAACATACATGGCAGATAGTAGTAAGTGCTTATATACAACACCTTCTGATTACTGCAATTCTACAGCACGTGTgcaatttattctttttcaacctttcgttatttactttttttctatatctttattttttttcttacagacatataatttatttatattatacttaAGAATTGCCACAGCCCTTAAATTGACTGTTTTGATAGCGATAGGATTTGATCTCACAGACAGGTGGACAGAGGAAGGACTTACAAAGCTAGAGTCGACAAATCACATATACATAATCACAAATACATGACAAATTATGTTACATCATCTTACAGACATTACTATTTCGGCGCCATTCCTTGGAGCGGCGCGAGAGGGAGTACTCGATGGCAGCAGGACGACTTGGGACAACATTCTTCACCCTCTCTACTGGCTGAATGGAGTGAAGGTTGCTACAAGTGGACCTGACAGCAACTGGTATGGTAAAAACCCTGACAACGGCAACGGGGTGGAAGCATGTTTGAATATCTATTTGAGTAAATGGAATGATGTGTCT
Proteins encoded:
- the LOC112575664 gene encoding uncharacterized protein LOC112575664, translated to MTSIKVDGYPHTEVAADSAVHCGSLCTSATTCSSFFFLATTGRCLLNEFVFVKPDGGQSAPGARYFKPNSPACPYSDGYVWLRGQCTCFKIYTTTKNFTTAYTTCASVGSRLAIMDTKPKFTAFVTYMADSNITISAPFLGAAREGVLDGSRTTWDNILHPLYWLNGVKVATSGPDSNWYGKNPDNGNGVEACLNIYLSKWNDVSCGVYRGFFCEKVLPCV